The nucleotide sequence CGTCCCCGCCTGTCATGATGGTGTAGTCCATGCCCGAGTGCACGGCGAGTTTCTTGGCAAACAGCGTCTTCCTGGTGCCTGGTGGCCCGTACAGCAGGACGTTCAGCTCGCACAGCAGGACGTTCAGCCCGTACAGCTGCAGTTCTTCTTCCTGTTCCTTGTTGCTATGGCAATGTCGCGCACCTGCGCTTCCAGGCTGGGATTCAGCACGACACCCTCCAGCACGTCCTGGGGCCAACTGAGGAGCCGCCGGCTGACCTGGAGGGGGTGCTGCAGCGCTTCCAGCACCGTGATGCGGGACTTCTTGCTCACCAGGAATGGCTTCAACAGCCCAGCCTCGATGAAGCGGGCCCCGGCGGCTGTCGCATTCTTGGCTGATTTTACCCCGACAGCCAGCAGCGTCAGCCCAACCACCGTGGCTGTCACTGTGTCCCGGTCTGTCACAAAGGCACGGAATCTTTCCCCAAACATGGTGACAGCCGTCCTGATGGACGCCAAGAAGGTCTGATGGTGCTTCCGCAGGGACACCTCTTGCTTCCCTAAGTTATTCTCATTGACAAGTTGTTTGAGCTTGGACTGTTGCTCCAGCTTCAAAGCCTGCTCCTTCATCTGCACCAGATTCAGGGCATCCTTCGACATGGCCCAAAGGCACGGAGGCCACTGACAACTATCCCTTACGTGGTAACCAACGGACAGCCAAAGTGCATGATGGGACCGCACTTATTTAaagatggttcctcccaggtgattcaaggaaaaagacacaatgggtaaTCAGTAACTAACAGGAAAAACTCTTGTGGAAATAGAGTTAAGAGgccgggctctgtggctcacacctgtaatccctgcgctctgggaggctgaggcaggtgcatcacctgaggttaggagttcgagagcagcctggtcaacagggtgaaaccctacctctaccaaaaatacaaaaattagctgggtgtagtgcgagcacctgtaatcccagctactcgggaggctgaggcaggagaatcgcttaaacgtgggaggtggaggttgcagtgagctgagatcacgccattgcactccagcctgggcgacagatactctgtctcaaaaaataaaaaataaaaaataaaaaaatagagttggccaggcacggtggcttacacctgtaatcccagcactttgggaggccaaggcgggcggatcacaaggtcagtgaaggggtggcctgcccctccacacctgtgggcatttctcattaggtggaaccagagacttgagaaaagaaatgagacacagagacaaagtatagaaaaagaaaaagtgggcccaggggaccagcgctCAGCATACAGGGGACTGGCGCCCGCCTAAGCACTTTATACTCATTATCCCACAAGGATTCTCTCTCGAGTAGGTCTGAGTATATTCAATTTAAAGACTAATTAGTAAGCAATACATAGAATTGAACAGGAAACTATTTAAAACATAGAAGGCTCTCAAAAATACAGTGTGGAATGAGTAATGCAAGTTACAGAGATACATAGCACATTTATAGAAAGTGTAAAAACTTACAAAGTTAAACAGTATATTATTTAGAGAAACGATATATTATTTAGAGctattattatgtaataaaagTATAATGAAAGTCAGGGAAATAATACTTTTTGTAAAACTTCAGTTGAATGATTGTCCTAGATGGGGAGGCAAAGGGTTATATTAAGGAAGGGCCAACCATGCAGATGGCTTCAAATGTAGTGGTGTAAGTGATGGctacaatgtatttattttacttttatgtgagtcggtgtgtgtgtgtgtgtgtgtgtgtgtgtgtgtgtgtgtgtgtatgtgtagttttgtatgtataaaatagctcataataatttttttttttttttgagtcggggtgtttctctgtctcccaggctggagtgcagtggcatgatcccggctcactacagcctccaactctcaggctcaagtgatcctcccacctaagcctcctgagtacctgggattacaagtgcacaccaccatgcttggctaaattGTTTAAATCTttggttgagatggggtctcactctgttgtccaggctggacttgaactcctggtctcaaacaatcttcctgcctctgcctccccaagtgctggtattacagggtGAGTTGCTGTgaccagcctaatttttttttttttttttaaacagctttattgaggaaAAATTCACGTACCTTATGATCCACTAAAGTTTACTATAATCACAGTTATGTGAAACCAACACCATGGTTaagtttagaacatttttatcagtcCTGTACCCTTTAGCTATCACCCTGTTATTCCCCCCAGCCCCTACCCCAGCTGTAAGCAACCACAAATCTAGTTGCCATCTCAATAGATTTGTCTtctctgggcatttcatataaatcgATCCATATAAGTGTTTTTTCATGTCTGGCTTCTTCACATTTGTCTCATTCCAGAAGGTGACTGAATTGTTCCACAACTGGGAATACTAAGCTGTGGGGTGAATGTTTGGTTCCCAAGTGAATGTGAATGAGGCAGAGTGGAAGGAGAGTTCTTTTACTGAGGGAAAGGGGCAAGAACCAATGAAAGAAAGAGATCcagcaggaggggagggaggaagtgggatGGAGAGCTGCTGAAAGCAAATGAACAGAGCTCTGGACCTTGACAGCAGAATAGAAGGTACAATGCAGCGGGGTGCAGGTCctgagggggagggaaggggaatgTGGAAAACAGCAGGTCATAAACTCTGAATTCCAGATGCTGAAGATGTGGGTCGCAGGGGTCTGGTCATCCCCTCACAGGCAGGGGCTGGAAAGTGGGGCTCTGCTCAGGTCCAGGAAGGAAGTGGGTACACAGGTGGTGTGGACATGTGCGTGGAAGCCCACAATGTTAGGTGCAGAACTTCAGGGAGAACCTGCATTTGGGCTCCAGGCTAGTTGGAAGTATTCTTTCATTCAGCAGCCTTCCCATTAAGTGCCTGCTGTGAGACAGACATTGTAGAGCGCAGAGATGCAATTTTAGCTGTCCCAGCCTTCCAGGGACTTCCCTAGAAGACTGGGACATGGTTATTTTCCATCTCCCCACGGTTCATGGAACTGTATTCTGCATAAAACGGGCAAAGTACAACTATCATGGATTAGTACTTGAAGAAATGAAGTTTTTACCTTCATGTTTTTTACGAAAGGCAGTATCTGAGATGTAGCATTCTATATCTTTGGCTTCTTTAATGTTAGCTATacagacaaaatagaaaatgaaaaaaatttccaatattaaatattcacattgatgtctgtattagtctattttgtgttgctataaaagaacacccgaggctgggtaatttatgaagaaaagaggtttatttggctcatgattctgcaggctgtaccagcctggcaccagcatctgtttctggtgaggacCCTGGGAAGCCTCCAGTCATGGTGGAGGGGGAAGTGGAGCGAGGAAGAAAGGAGGTGGGTGCCATGtgctttcaaacaaccagctctcatgttTCATAGAGGAAGGACTCACTCACTACAACCGGGACAGCACCAAACCGTTCCTGAAGGATCTGACCCCAAGACCCAAACACCTGTCACTAggccccactttcttttttttctttcttttttttttgagacagagtctcactctcccacccagactggagtgcagtggcatgatctcagctcactgcaagctccacctcccaggttcatgccattctcctgcctcagcctcccgagtagctgggactacaggtgcacacaaccatgcctggttaattttttgttttagtagagacgggatttcaccgtgttaaccaggatgatctcaatctgctgaccttgtgatctgcctgccttggcctcccaaagtgctgggattataggggcgcaccaccgtgcccagcctaggcCCCGCTTTCAacattgggaatcaaatttcttttttgttttgttttgttaaggagataatctcactctgtcacccagggtggagtgcagtagtgcagttgTAGCTCACTATAGAAGCCATGGCTGAGCTGAGCCATAGCTTACTGTGGCATCCAACTCCTggggctccagagatcctcccacctccgcctcctgagtagctgggataacaggctcaatccaccatgcccaactaatttttttattttttgtagagacagggtctcactaggagatcaaatttcaacatgagatttggagaggacaaatttTCAaactgtatcaatgtcaatagGTTTTTTTTCACTCATAAAGAGTATCTATGTGTTAGGAACTTTAGATGTTTAAAAAGTGGTGGCAGGGGAGAAGTATATAATAACGGGCACACACTGTATAATTTCCTCACATTTTAAATTACTCTGATAACTAATACATACATGGATTTATGGGTCTGGAATTTTTTCAGTGAGACAtttgtttataattaaaatgtggATTTTATCTCCTTATCCCTTTTTAATTCAGtcccaggcctgagccaccatccAAACATTCCTACATTGAAGCTGGGGTTTTTCCCTGAAAACGTTGCTTGTTAGGAAAACAGGATACAGTTGCCTTGAGCCAGCTGGCCTTGGCCGCCAGGCCGCTCTCACGGGGAGTGTTATTCAGTGGGAAGTCGTGCTCCCTGCATGGCACCGCAGCCCCTCAGCTCTGAACTCAGCAAACACTGTCCCATTTTGCCCCCAGAAACAAG is from Macaca thibetana thibetana isolate TM-01 chromosome 16, ASM2454274v1, whole genome shotgun sequence and encodes:
- the LOC126939042 gene encoding LOW QUALITY PROTEIN: ATPase family AAA domain-containing protein 3C-like (The sequence of the model RefSeq protein was modified relative to this genomic sequence to represent the inferred CDS: inserted 2 bases in 2 codons) gives rise to the protein MSKDALNLVQMKEQALKLEQQSKLKQLVNENNLGKQEVSLRKHHQTFLASIRTAVTMFGERFRAFVTDRDTVTATVVGLTLLAVGVKSAKNATAAGARFIEAGLLKPFLVSKKSRITVLEALQHPLQVSRRLLSWPQDVLEGVVLNPSLEAQVRDIAIATRNRKKNXQLYGLNVLLCELNVLLYGPPGTRKTLFAKKLAVHSGMDYTIMTGGDVAPMGREGVTAMHKLFDWANTSRRGLLLLVDDADAFLPKRATEEINEDLRATQNAFLSHTSQRSNKFMLVLASRHPEQFHWDIRNCIDLVFHFDLPRQEEQELLLRMYLDKYVLKPATEGKQHLKLAQFDYGKCVEIAWLKEGMSGRKIAQLVVSCQATVYASEDGVLTKAMLDTCVRDFVRQHQQKMRLLKRDXPGPEEEHPST